A stretch of the Streptomyces ortus genome encodes the following:
- a CDS encoding DNA methyltransferase produces MDVYYQDDAVTLHHGDSLTVLPTLPDASVDAIVCDPPYELGFMGKAWDASGIAYNVDLWRQCWRVLKPGGHLLAFGGTRTYHRMTVAIEDAGFEIRDSLHWIYGSGFPKGQDIAKSIDKRRDDRQQVLQVTAWLAAARDAAGWTNRQIDALWGYSGMAGLWTTQGKAAIVPQPEQWDRLRNELGFDDTQIRPVVADLNGRKGTTGEAWSLREVIGTRNAPTRKSDHLFGDYSGDDRVTAPSSDAARQWQGWNTALKPAHEPIVLARKSTGYESTVANVLLHGTGGLNIDGCRTAAGQDYRDKCASVVGLDSNRNGDAYGEWTGTREDSAHVAGRWPTNVLLTHPPLLDDHGQPDGDACSDGCVPGCPIADMDRQSGITGSNARASKGRGMGYHGADGERGAWTGGDTGGASRFFPVFRYEAKAPASERPRLADGAAHPTVKPLTLMQWLVRLVTPPGGIVLDPFAGSGTTLEAARLENFSAIGIEQHEPHAQLVVQRLAKPYMTGLFGEAS; encoded by the coding sequence ATGGACGTCTACTACCAGGACGATGCGGTCACCCTCCACCACGGCGACAGCCTCACCGTGCTTCCCACCCTGCCCGACGCGTCCGTCGACGCCATCGTCTGCGACCCGCCCTACGAATTGGGCTTCATGGGGAAAGCGTGGGACGCCTCCGGGATCGCCTACAACGTCGACCTGTGGCGCCAGTGCTGGCGCGTCCTCAAGCCCGGCGGCCATCTCCTGGCCTTCGGCGGCACCCGCACCTACCACCGCATGACCGTCGCCATCGAAGACGCCGGCTTCGAGATCCGCGACTCCCTCCACTGGATCTACGGAAGCGGCTTCCCTAAGGGCCAGGACATCGCCAAGTCCATCGACAAGCGGCGCGACGACCGCCAGCAAGTGCTGCAGGTGACTGCCTGGCTTGCTGCGGCCCGTGACGCAGCCGGCTGGACGAACCGGCAGATCGACGCCCTGTGGGGCTACAGCGGAATGGCCGGCCTGTGGACCACTCAGGGTAAGGCGGCGATCGTTCCGCAGCCTGAACAGTGGGACCGGCTCCGTAACGAACTCGGCTTCGACGACACTCAGATCCGCCCGGTCGTTGCAGACCTGAATGGACGCAAGGGAACTACGGGCGAGGCCTGGTCCCTGCGCGAGGTCATCGGAACCCGCAACGCCCCCACACGCAAGAGCGATCACCTGTTCGGCGATTACAGCGGGGACGACCGCGTTACCGCTCCATCATCCGACGCAGCCCGCCAGTGGCAGGGCTGGAACACCGCGCTCAAGCCCGCGCATGAGCCGATCGTCCTGGCCCGCAAATCGACCGGCTACGAATCGACCGTCGCGAATGTACTGCTTCACGGCACCGGCGGCCTCAACATCGACGGCTGCCGCACTGCGGCCGGGCAGGACTACCGCGACAAGTGCGCATCCGTCGTCGGGCTCGACTCCAACCGCAACGGCGACGCCTACGGCGAGTGGACCGGAACGCGCGAAGACTCTGCGCACGTCGCGGGCCGCTGGCCGACGAACGTGCTCCTCACCCACCCGCCGCTCCTCGACGACCACGGCCAGCCCGACGGTGACGCCTGCTCCGACGGATGCGTACCCGGCTGCCCGATCGCCGACATGGACCGGCAAAGCGGGATCACGGGCAGTAACGCTCGCGCCAGCAAGGGACGAGGAATGGGCTACCACGGCGCCGACGGCGAACGCGGAGCCTGGACGGGCGGCGACACCGGCGGCGCCTCCCGGTTCTTCCCCGTCTTCCGCTACGAGGCCAAAGCCCCCGCATCCGAACGGCCACGGCTCGCGGACGGCGCCGCACACCCCACAGTGAAGCCGCTGACCCTCATGCAGTGGCTGGTCCGCCTCGTCACCCCGCCCGGCGGCATCGTGCTGGACCCGTTCGCCGGATCGGGCACCACCCTCGAAGCTGCACGGCTGGAGAACTTCTCCGCCATCGGCATCGAGCAGCACGAACCCCACGCGCAGCTCGTCGTGCAACGCCTCGCGAAGCCGTACATGACCGGCCTGTTCGGAGAGGCGTCATGA
- a CDS encoding ASCH domain-containing protein translates to MRALTIRQPWAGAIAHQSKRVENRTWKLPAKHEGARILIHAGAQPDRNAEVFGEHLDVYSAVVAVATITGCHWSNEWQCCGYWAFEETYHWVLADVIALPEPVPAKGALGFWTPDEAIVNAVLRQDTGVAW, encoded by the coding sequence ATGAGGGCCCTAACGATCAGGCAGCCCTGGGCGGGCGCGATCGCCCACCAGTCGAAGCGCGTCGAGAACCGCACGTGGAAGCTGCCCGCGAAGCACGAGGGCGCCCGCATCCTCATCCACGCCGGCGCCCAGCCCGACCGGAACGCCGAAGTGTTCGGCGAGCACTTGGATGTGTACTCCGCGGTCGTCGCCGTCGCCACGATCACCGGCTGCCACTGGTCGAACGAGTGGCAGTGCTGCGGCTACTGGGCGTTCGAGGAGACCTACCACTGGGTCCTCGCCGACGTGATCGCCCTGCCGGAGCCGGTGCCCGCGAAGGGCGCCCTCGGGTTCTGGACGCCCGACGAGGCGATCGTCAACGCCGTACTCCGACAGGACACGGGGGTGGCGTGGTGA
- a CDS encoding DUF5131 family protein, translating to MSDTTTIEWTDSTWNPVTGCTKVTPGCDNCYAETFAERFRGTPGHHFENGFDLTLRPNALIMPLRWKKPRKVFVNSMSDLFHKDIPDEYIARVFAVMALTPQHTYQVLTKRHGRMRALLGSQDFIRLVDDHREQTRPGCGDFTWPLPNVWLGVSVEDQKRADLRIPALLDTPAAVRFLSCEPLLGPVDLDGPIIPGRGRPKLTYWLTGRPYWDETKATTTGTGLTMAPISTGPHIDWVIVGGESGRGARPMHPDWARALRNQCVSSGVPFLFKQWGEWGVDWVKGPDGKIGPRGKDITVADDGTVYEPGDLAYPDGPRYGEAVRADHGRAHLTAMYRLGKKRAGRELDGRTWDQFPVVTGAAA from the coding sequence ATGAGCGACACGACAACGATCGAGTGGACCGATTCCACCTGGAACCCGGTCACCGGATGCACGAAGGTCACACCCGGCTGCGACAACTGCTACGCCGAGACGTTCGCCGAGCGGTTCCGCGGCACGCCCGGCCACCACTTCGAGAACGGCTTCGACCTCACGCTGCGCCCCAACGCACTGATCATGCCGCTGCGCTGGAAGAAGCCCCGCAAGGTCTTCGTCAACAGCATGTCTGACCTGTTCCACAAGGACATCCCCGACGAGTACATCGCCCGCGTCTTCGCGGTCATGGCGCTGACCCCGCAGCACACCTACCAGGTGCTGACGAAGCGCCACGGCCGGATGCGCGCCCTCCTCGGAAGCCAGGACTTCATCCGTCTCGTCGACGACCACCGCGAGCAGACCCGGCCCGGCTGCGGCGACTTCACCTGGCCCCTGCCGAACGTGTGGCTCGGTGTCAGCGTCGAGGACCAGAAGCGCGCCGACCTCCGCATCCCCGCCCTCCTCGACACCCCGGCCGCGGTGCGGTTCCTGTCGTGCGAGCCGCTCCTCGGACCCGTCGACCTGGACGGGCCGATCATTCCCGGGCGCGGACGGCCGAAGCTCACCTACTGGCTGACCGGCCGCCCCTACTGGGACGAGACGAAGGCCACGACCACCGGCACCGGCCTCACGATGGCCCCCATCTCGACCGGCCCGCACATCGACTGGGTGATCGTCGGCGGGGAGTCCGGCCGCGGCGCCCGCCCCATGCACCCCGACTGGGCTCGCGCCCTCCGCAACCAGTGCGTGAGCTCGGGCGTTCCGTTCCTGTTCAAGCAGTGGGGCGAGTGGGGCGTCGACTGGGTCAAGGGCCCCGACGGGAAGATCGGCCCGCGCGGCAAGGACATCACCGTTGCCGACGACGGCACCGTCTACGAGCCCGGCGACCTCGCCTACCCCGACGGCCCCCGCTACGGCGAAGCGGTCCGCGCCGACCACGGGCGAGCTCACCTGACCGCCATGTACCGCCTCGGCAAGAAGCGCGCCGGCCGCGAACTCGACGGCCGCACCTGGGACCAGTTCCCCGTCGTAACGGGAGCCGCAGCATGA
- a CDS encoding PD-(D/E)XK nuclease-like domain-containing protein — protein sequence MTAAVEVEAPKVVDGLSAEAYHADKKSISSSGLRALLNPGCPAQFKYDRDHPQAPKKEFDLGHAAHLYVLGEGPELEVIDFPDWRKKDAQIQRDEAYLAGKVPLLTKDHDMVVAMAEAIRQHPIAGPLFTPGSGKAEQSIYWTDSATGVRCRVRPDWRRESIVCDYKTIKDAAPDTISRAIKDRAYHQQDAFYIDGVEAAGLAPDGARFVFVFQSKIAPYLITVRELTDQDRDIGRARNERALRLYAECETTGNWPDWTGPVTEIPQIGMPSWDTLRQAEEYLK from the coding sequence ATGACCGCCGCCGTGGAGGTTGAGGCGCCGAAGGTCGTCGACGGCCTGTCCGCCGAGGCGTACCACGCCGACAAGAAGTCGATCTCCTCGTCCGGCCTGCGGGCCCTGCTGAACCCGGGCTGCCCCGCCCAGTTCAAGTACGACCGCGACCACCCGCAGGCGCCGAAGAAGGAGTTTGACCTCGGGCACGCCGCCCACCTGTACGTGCTCGGCGAGGGCCCGGAACTGGAGGTCATCGACTTCCCGGACTGGCGGAAGAAGGACGCCCAGATCCAGCGCGACGAGGCCTACCTCGCCGGCAAGGTCCCGCTCCTCACCAAGGACCACGACATGGTCGTGGCGATGGCGGAAGCGATCCGCCAGCACCCGATCGCCGGCCCGCTGTTTACGCCCGGTTCGGGCAAGGCCGAGCAGTCGATCTACTGGACGGATTCGGCGACCGGGGTGCGCTGTCGGGTGCGCCCGGACTGGCGGCGCGAGTCGATCGTCTGCGACTACAAGACGATCAAGGATGCGGCGCCGGACACCATCAGCCGCGCCATCAAGGACCGGGCCTACCACCAGCAGGACGCCTTCTACATCGACGGCGTCGAAGCCGCAGGTCTCGCCCCCGACGGCGCCCGGTTCGTCTTCGTCTTCCAGTCGAAGATCGCGCCCTACCTGATCACGGTCCGGGAGCTCACCGACCAGGACCGGGACATCGGCCGCGCCCGCAACGAACGCGCCCTTCGGCTCTACGCCGAGTGCGAGACCACCGGCAACTGGCCCGACTGGACCGGGCCCGTCACCGAAATCCCCCAGATCGGAATGCCGAGCTGGGACACCCTCCGCCAAGCCGAGGAGTACCTGAAGTGA
- a CDS encoding phage antirepressor N-terminal domain-containing protein, translating to MSTSSHEVVKLDLTAGSIHTVLVDGQPHIALKPAIEDLGLSYAAQYRKLQTRSWASIAQTAMQMPDDDQVRNHLTVPVRTFLMLLANVNENRVAESIRPTLVAFQNETADAIEAYWTQGGAINPRASGDQLDSLISRAKQQAEVLSILAPIVSREWLETKGRLVAARALGEEPEVDPLDVPLYVPDFLKAKGLKRADIESVQSWFGRRAAGIYTAQTGEDIGTRQTDLPNGSVRKTKAWTERHRPVFDETWDRYYADQYPQQLGLGGAA from the coding sequence TTGTCCACATCGTCGCACGAGGTCGTGAAACTCGATCTCACCGCTGGCTCCATCCACACCGTGCTGGTCGACGGGCAGCCGCACATCGCACTGAAGCCCGCCATCGAGGACTTGGGCCTCAGCTACGCCGCGCAGTACCGCAAGCTGCAGACCCGGTCGTGGGCCTCCATTGCTCAGACGGCAATGCAGATGCCCGACGACGACCAGGTGCGCAACCACCTGACCGTCCCGGTCCGCACCTTCCTGATGCTCCTCGCGAACGTCAACGAGAACCGCGTCGCCGAGAGCATCCGCCCGACCCTGGTCGCCTTCCAGAACGAGACTGCGGACGCGATCGAGGCGTACTGGACGCAGGGCGGCGCGATCAACCCGCGGGCCTCCGGGGATCAGCTGGACTCGCTGATCTCCCGTGCGAAGCAGCAGGCCGAGGTGCTGTCGATCCTCGCGCCGATCGTCTCCCGGGAGTGGCTGGAGACGAAGGGCCGCCTCGTGGCAGCCCGCGCGCTGGGCGAGGAGCCGGAGGTCGACCCGCTCGATGTCCCTCTGTACGTCCCGGACTTCCTGAAGGCCAAGGGTCTGAAGCGCGCGGACATCGAGTCGGTGCAGTCGTGGTTCGGCCGGCGTGCGGCCGGGATCTACACGGCGCAGACCGGCGAGGACATCGGCACCCGCCAGACGGATCTGCCGAACGGGTCGGTCCGTAAGACGAAGGCGTGGACGGAGCGACACCGGCCGGTCTTCGACGAGACGTGGGACCGCTACTACGCCGACCAGTACCCCCAGCAGCTCGGACTCGGGGGTGCGGCATGA
- a CDS encoding helix-turn-helix domain-containing protein — translation MARTPATYTVHGPSLRKERMRQGLSVRQAAAAARISRSYLQRLETGTREHMGAPRYTRLRKALKSTDEQLLAPAEDPPETR, via the coding sequence ATGGCAAGAACCCCAGCCACCTACACGGTGCATGGGCCATCGCTCCGCAAAGAGCGCATGCGCCAAGGCCTCTCAGTCAGACAGGCGGCAGCAGCAGCACGCATCAGCCGCAGCTACCTGCAGCGCCTGGAAACCGGCACCCGGGAGCACATGGGGGCGCCGAGATACACCCGGCTCCGCAAAGCACTCAAGTCCACCGACGAACAGCTCCTCGCCCCAGCCGAGGACCCCCCAGAAACGAGGTGA